A single genomic interval of halophilic archaeon DL31 harbors:
- a CDS encoding PHP domain protein (PFAM: PHP, C-terminal~KEGG: htu:Htur_0776 PHP domain protein) has product MPTSGPGARLCPPAAVVDSRTSLLATIFIGTVRIAVVFDCDLHTHSRFFHLSPAVGTAYDPFGVRLSLRVAHRRGLDGIAITNHDFFRPETITADTCLPGIEISTTAGHLLVVGPDPPTRTEPGELDPLAAVELAHDHGCAAIIAHPLRNSTLVDYDAPYDAIEVNGKHPEHRRQIESLAREHGLPIVGGSDAHFPFEVGRVSTRLDIDALTPTAVVEAIRDGRVEPTFRDGRVQRGLHRLYRVIHRGKGHL; this is encoded by the coding sequence ATGCCGACGAGCGGGCCGGGAGCACGGCTGTGCCCTCCGGCAGCTGTCGTGGATTCTCGCACGAGTCTGTTGGCGACCATTTTTATAGGCACAGTGAGGATAGCAGTCGTGTTCGACTGCGACCTTCACACGCATAGCCGGTTCTTCCATCTCTCCCCAGCAGTCGGGACCGCGTACGATCCGTTCGGTGTTCGGCTGTCGCTGCGCGTCGCTCACCGTCGTGGACTCGATGGCATCGCCATCACGAACCACGACTTCTTTCGGCCGGAGACGATCACTGCTGACACGTGTCTGCCCGGAATCGAGATCTCGACGACTGCGGGACATCTCCTCGTCGTCGGCCCCGACCCACCCACCCGAACGGAACCCGGGGAGTTGGACCCGCTCGCAGCCGTCGAGCTGGCACACGACCACGGCTGCGCGGCGATCATCGCCCATCCGCTCCGGAACAGCACGCTGGTCGATTATGATGCACCTTACGACGCGATTGAGGTCAACGGCAAGCACCCGGAGCACCGCCGACAGATCGAATCGTTGGCTCGCGAACACGGCCTCCCCATCGTCGGCGGGAGTGACGCGCATTTCCCGTTCGAGGTGGGGCGTGTCTCCACGCGCCTCGACATCGACGCCCTGACCCCGACGGCCGTGGTCGAGGCGATTCGTGATGGCCGCGTCGAACCGACGTTCCGCGACGGCCGCGTCCAACGGGGACTCCACCGCCTCTACAGGGTGATCCATCGAGGGAAAGGCCATCTGTGA
- a CDS encoding hypothetical protein (KEGG: hut:Huta_0656 hypothetical protein) has protein sequence MGLLDSFGALASSILASIVMLVFAILSFFITVFIVQIGAGLAGYSPTGDFVALSAAVLAASAIMAGASPMSGLSGITDTTTSSR, from the coding sequence ATGGGACTCCTCGATTCATTCGGTGCACTGGCCAGTAGCATTCTTGCATCAATCGTCATGCTCGTGTTCGCCATCCTCAGCTTTTTCATCACCGTGTTTATCGTGCAGATCGGTGCTGGCTTAGCCGGGTACTCCCCGACCGGGGATTTCGTTGCGCTGTCCGCCGCGGTCCTGGCTGCAAGCGCGATCATGGCTGGCGCATCGCCGATGTCGGGACTCAGCGGCATAACCGACACGACCACCTCCTCACGGTAG
- a CDS encoding Isocitrate dehydrogenase (NADP(+)) (KEGG: hvo:HVO_2588 isocitrate dehydrogenase~PFAM: Isocitrate/isopropylmalate dehydrogenase), whose amino-acid sequence MTFEHIEVPDSGDRIQYDSEAGTFSQVESPIIPVVTGDGVGGAVVPAARRVLDAAAEEMGRTVHWMNVFAGGEAETLYNEPVPQETVTAFERYRVGLVGPLSTRSEQRLRTTLWERLDLEAEIGPISHLTWTPSSVTTRDEVDLVCFRDITEDAAAGLEFDANSVDVDRIRTFIDTELDRPGIDTGPAGISIRPITRTGTERLVERAVEFALDRDRNRVTIVHQSDQLPATDGGFRTWALEYLDAEYADATISEDVFRSEYETYPDDELVVDARYTDDVYRQLITDPGDLDVLVAPALAGAYLFTLGSEVVGGAGVTPSAAVSDGLFLAGPQHGADPDVGDEDEANPIATIRAGCLLFEELGWGDAAGVVRDAVEATLADGIVTRDLACRTERCTVVTTQTFTTQVVEHIRTPREQDMSGGVQTTAEERAGIKSMIAGLYNVLFEDQIVPMDIHLNQLRCEDEEADVYLPEVGINFRYWRLWSVERRLEVLIHELAHVENYDDDHEPSFYDRFVELTEIAEDWQAELEVVFDKQIDFELVKRHIAESVHEETIEPDIESVEERQQALRRAFGLPEDGYY is encoded by the coding sequence CACGACGGGTGCTCGATGCAGCTGCTGAGGAGATGGGTCGAACAGTTCACTGGATGAACGTGTTCGCCGGCGGGGAGGCCGAAACACTGTACAACGAACCAGTTCCGCAGGAGACCGTTACCGCATTCGAGCGATATCGTGTCGGCCTCGTCGGTCCACTCTCGACACGCTCGGAGCAGCGTCTCCGAACGACCCTCTGGGAGCGACTCGACCTCGAGGCAGAAATCGGACCGATATCCCATCTCACGTGGACACCATCCTCAGTCACCACACGCGACGAGGTGGATCTCGTTTGCTTCAGAGATATCACCGAAGACGCCGCTGCAGGGCTCGAATTCGACGCCAACTCCGTCGACGTGGATCGGATACGGACGTTCATCGACACGGAGCTGGACCGGCCTGGGATCGACACTGGCCCGGCCGGAATCAGCATCAGGCCGATTACCCGAACGGGCACGGAACGACTCGTCGAGCGCGCCGTGGAGTTCGCGCTCGATCGGGATCGCAATCGCGTGACGATCGTCCACCAGAGCGATCAGCTTCCAGCCACGGACGGAGGGTTCCGGACGTGGGCGCTCGAGTATCTCGACGCGGAATACGCCGACGCCACGATCAGCGAGGACGTCTTCCGGTCGGAGTACGAGACGTATCCCGACGACGAGCTGGTCGTCGACGCACGGTACACTGACGACGTCTATCGACAGCTCATCACCGATCCGGGCGATCTCGACGTATTGGTCGCACCTGCCCTCGCTGGCGCGTACCTCTTCACACTCGGGTCGGAAGTGGTCGGCGGCGCCGGCGTCACGCCCTCAGCCGCGGTCAGTGACGGGCTGTTTCTCGCTGGCCCCCAACACGGTGCCGATCCCGACGTCGGCGACGAGGACGAGGCGAATCCGATCGCAACGATACGCGCCGGCTGTTTGCTGTTCGAGGAACTTGGGTGGGGAGATGCAGCAGGCGTCGTCCGTGACGCCGTCGAGGCGACGCTCGCGGACGGCATCGTCACCCGCGACCTCGCTTGCCGGACGGAGCGCTGCACGGTCGTGACGACCCAGACGTTCACGACACAGGTCGTCGAACACATTCGTACGCCGCGTGAGCAGGATATGTCGGGCGGGGTCCAGACGACGGCCGAGGAGCGGGCGGGCATCAAAAGCATGATTGCTGGCCTGTACAACGTGCTGTTCGAGGATCAGATCGTACCGATGGATATCCACCTGAATCAGCTCCGGTGCGAGGACGAGGAGGCCGATGTATATTTGCCCGAGGTCGGGATTAATTTCCGGTACTGGCGGCTCTGGTCGGTCGAACGCCGGCTCGAAGTGCTGATTCACGAGCTCGCTCACGTCGAGAACTACGACGACGACCATGAGCCTTCCTTCTACGACCGGTTCGTCGAGCTCACCGAGATTGCAGAAGACTGGCAGGCGGAACTGGAGGTCGTGTTCGACAAACAGATCGATTTCGAACTGGTGAAACGCCACATCGCTGAATCCGTCCACGAGGAGACCATTGAGCCCGATATCGAGTCCGTCGAAGAACGGCAACAGGCACTCAGGCGGGCATTCGGGCTTCCCGAAGACGGCTACTACTGA
- a CDS encoding Oxidoreductase FAD-binding domain protein (PFAM: Oxidoreductase FAD-binding region; Oxidoreductase FAD/NAD(P)-binding~KEGG: hut:Huta_0655 oxidoreductase FAD/NAD(P)-binding domain protein): MTIRDHNSQHDYADSLPLISKSATVTDVETMDRDRQKEIRTALLELGKDHGFAHAIPTSGKLDWERIFEAATKASRGLASQIGALHDRFERAHPALLRVVFETDHPFDFAAGQYVSIRYDGRTRPYSVASSPTRGDTELCIRRVPEGRLSPRLCDELSVGNQITVRGPNGHLLLENPSKRDIVFVATGTGVAPMKSMIDYSFETGRDEYRGEERDVWLFLGAAWEDDLPYHDAFLELASDHKNFHYVPCLSREPWLTAWNGETDYIQDALLKYVDERALADAAFGRHMAEMLENRPAVTVDARIDPGQLEVYACGINAMVYSLETAVQRLGVPDRHVHCEGYG, encoded by the coding sequence ATGACCATTAGAGACCACAACTCCCAACACGACTATGCGGACTCGCTTCCGTTGATTTCGAAATCCGCGACGGTCACAGACGTCGAGACGATGGATCGTGACCGACAGAAGGAAATTCGGACGGCACTCCTCGAACTCGGAAAGGACCACGGGTTTGCCCACGCGATTCCGACTAGTGGGAAACTCGACTGGGAACGGATATTCGAGGCGGCAACAAAAGCCAGTCGAGGGCTTGCATCGCAGATTGGAGCACTCCATGACCGGTTTGAACGCGCCCATCCAGCGTTACTTCGGGTCGTCTTCGAAACCGACCATCCATTCGATTTCGCCGCGGGACAGTACGTCTCGATTCGGTATGATGGCCGCACCCGGCCGTATTCGGTTGCCAGTTCACCAACCAGGGGTGACACAGAACTTTGCATCCGCCGCGTCCCTGAGGGACGACTTTCGCCACGACTCTGTGATGAGTTGTCTGTTGGTAATCAGATCACTGTCCGTGGGCCGAACGGTCACCTTCTCCTCGAAAATCCGTCAAAACGTGACATTGTCTTTGTCGCGACAGGAACCGGTGTTGCACCGATGAAGAGTATGATCGACTACAGTTTTGAGACGGGACGAGATGAATATCGAGGAGAAGAACGCGACGTATGGCTCTTTCTCGGTGCTGCATGGGAAGACGATCTCCCCTATCACGATGCGTTTCTCGAGTTGGCGTCCGACCACAAGAACTTCCACTATGTCCCCTGTCTCTCACGGGAACCATGGCTCACCGCGTGGAACGGGGAAACCGACTATATCCAGGACGCGTTGCTGAAATACGTCGACGAACGTGCGCTTGCGGATGCGGCGTTTGGTCGGCATATGGCAGAAATGCTCGAAAACCGGCCGGCGGTGACGGTTGATGCCCGCATCGACCCGGGCCAGCTGGAGGTGTATGCCTGCGGAATCAATGCGATGGTCTACAGCCTCGAAACCGCTGTCCAGCGACTCGGCGTCCCGGACCGGCACGTCCACTGTGAAGGATACGGGTGA
- a CDS encoding Conserved hypothetical protein CHP00147 (TIGRFAM: Conserved hypothetical protein CHP00147~PFAM: Diacylglycerol kinase, catalytic region~KEGG: htu:Htur_0775 diacylglycerol kinase catalytic region~SMART: Diacylglycerol kinase, catalytic region) → MPTDSPIVVRNPRSGDGERTRQAREIALARDWEVLDAESGDHTVELAADAATRTDTVVACGGDGTLNKTVQGVREADCLDSVALGVIPAGTGNDFADNIGIRGVQNAFEVIETGDRRPLDLGVANGRLFLNSCVGGLTAEASARTSPDLKQRLGVLAYVLTTLSVARDFEALELHVTAGPERDPVWEGDALMLLIGNGRRFPGEQRRQANMEDGLMNVVIIEDLPTLQYLTRGAADRLFRRGASHLTRVKVSNLHVTHGGAPVQFSLDGEIIETAELTAETSPGAMRFCVGAGYEPSPDDWGPPRRSNTFTVPV, encoded by the coding sequence ATGCCCACAGACTCGCCGATCGTCGTCCGGAATCCACGGAGCGGCGATGGAGAGCGAACCCGCCAAGCCCGCGAAATCGCACTCGCCCGGGACTGGGAGGTCCTCGACGCAGAAAGTGGCGACCACACGGTCGAGCTCGCCGCGGATGCAGCCACGCGTACCGATACCGTTGTCGCCTGCGGGGGTGACGGCACACTCAACAAGACCGTGCAAGGCGTCCGAGAGGCAGACTGTCTGGACTCTGTCGCGCTCGGCGTCATTCCGGCCGGGACGGGGAACGACTTCGCGGACAACATCGGCATCCGGGGCGTCCAGAACGCGTTCGAGGTCATCGAGACCGGGGACCGACGACCACTCGACCTCGGCGTGGCGAACGGGCGGCTGTTTCTCAACTCCTGTGTCGGCGGATTGACCGCCGAGGCGAGTGCTCGGACGTCTCCCGACCTCAAGCAACGCCTCGGCGTGCTCGCGTACGTCCTGACCACCCTCTCGGTGGCGCGGGACTTCGAGGCACTTGAACTCCACGTCACGGCGGGCCCCGAACGCGACCCAGTCTGGGAGGGCGACGCCCTAATGCTGCTCATCGGGAACGGCCGACGGTTCCCCGGTGAACAGCGCCGACAGGCAAACATGGAGGACGGGCTGATGAACGTCGTCATCATCGAGGACCTCCCCACACTCCAGTACCTCACTCGCGGCGCCGCCGACCGCCTCTTCCGCCGGGGTGCCAGCCACCTCACCCGAGTCAAGGTCTCAAACCTCCACGTGACTCATGGCGGCGCGCCCGTCCAGTTCAGTCTTGACGGCGAGATTATCGAAACAGCCGAACTCACCGCGGAAACCAGCCCGGGAGCGATGCGGTTCTGCGTCGGGGCGGGCTATGAACCAAGCCCCGATGACTGGGGCCCACCACGCCGAAGTAACACGTTCACTGTGCCGGTGTGA
- a CDS encoding Phosphoribosylglycinamide synthetase, C-domain-containing protein (PFAM: Phosphoribosylglycinamide synthetase, C-domain; Phosphoribosylglycinamide synthetase, ATP-grasp (A) domain~KEGG: hvo:HVO_2530 phosphoribosylamine-glycine ligase) yields MTERNFLFVSLDGLIGDIAWRVQNAGNNIKYAITEDEFSQDVADGIVPKADDWEADLGWADIVIFDDGFGLGTHAERLREEGIPVVGGTELTDRLEEARGFGHDTMADLGLNVIDSVIFDDIDDGIEYVRDHPNPYVIKPCGEAQNFNQLLYVGQAEDGADVIQMLQRYRDAWNQTVEEFQLQRCKEGIEISVCAFFDGQEFVTPINYTFEHKRLFPDDLGPMTGEMGTSMFWDGPNRLFYETIAPFEALLREEGYVGPFDINCIVNESGIFPLEVTPRFGYPQILIQEAAMETRIDEFLYGLATDTQPELDVHDGYQVGFRMCVPPFPADDVEWFEEHSRDLVVRFRGDGIPDGIHLEDIKHTDGEYRVAGETGEVLVVTGKGRTMRLAQEQAYSRAEEVILPNKFYRSDIGDRWFEDIEQLVSWGYLRET; encoded by the coding sequence ATGACAGAACGTAACTTCCTGTTCGTCTCGCTGGACGGATTGATCGGCGACATCGCCTGGCGGGTACAGAACGCGGGAAACAACATCAAGTACGCGATTACGGAAGACGAGTTCTCACAGGACGTCGCGGATGGAATCGTCCCGAAAGCCGACGACTGGGAGGCTGACCTCGGCTGGGCCGACATCGTCATATTCGACGACGGATTCGGACTGGGAACGCACGCCGAACGGCTCCGCGAGGAGGGGATTCCCGTCGTTGGCGGCACCGAGTTGACCGACCGGCTCGAAGAAGCCCGTGGCTTCGGCCACGACACGATGGCCGACCTCGGACTGAACGTCATCGACTCCGTTATTTTCGACGATATCGACGACGGTATCGAGTACGTCCGCGACCACCCGAACCCGTACGTGATCAAACCGTGTGGCGAGGCCCAGAACTTCAACCAACTCCTCTACGTCGGGCAGGCCGAGGATGGTGCCGACGTGATTCAGATGCTGCAGCGCTATCGCGACGCGTGGAACCAAACGGTCGAGGAGTTCCAGCTCCAGCGCTGCAAGGAGGGCATCGAGATTTCGGTCTGTGCGTTCTTCGACGGTCAGGAGTTCGTGACACCCATCAACTACACGTTCGAGCACAAGCGCCTCTTTCCGGACGATCTCGGTCCGATGACCGGTGAGATGGGGACCAGCATGTTCTGGGATGGGCCGAACAGATTGTTTTACGAAACTATTGCGCCATTCGAAGCGCTCCTACGTGAGGAAGGGTACGTCGGCCCGTTCGACATCAACTGCATCGTCAACGAGTCGGGGATTTTCCCGCTGGAGGTGACGCCACGCTTTGGCTATCCCCAGATTCTGATTCAGGAGGCGGCGATGGAGACGCGAATCGATGAGTTCCTGTACGGGCTGGCAACGGACACCCAGCCCGAACTCGACGTCCACGACGGCTATCAGGTCGGGTTCCGAATGTGCGTGCCGCCGTTCCCGGCCGACGACGTCGAGTGGTTCGAGGAACACAGCCGCGACCTCGTCGTGAGATTCCGCGGGGACGGAATCCCGGACGGAATCCATCTTGAGGACATCAAGCATACGGACGGCGAGTATCGCGTTGCGGGCGAAACCGGTGAAGTGCTCGTCGTCACTGGCAAAGGACGAACGATGCGCCTCGCCCAAGAGCAGGCATACAGCCGAGCGGAAGAGGTGATCCTCCCGAACAAGTTCTATCGGAGCGATATCGGCGACCGCTGGTTCGAGGATATTGAACAGCTCGTGAGCTGGGGCTATCTCCGGGAAACGTGA